A region of the Ranitomeya variabilis isolate aRanVar5 chromosome 5, aRanVar5.hap1, whole genome shotgun sequence genome:
GTATGGATCATAAGTTGAAATATGGTGCTACGAATGGTGCTGTTATGTAGAGAGGCCGAACTCCCGCCTCTGGTAAGGTAAGGCTTCAGCTGGACAGAAGAGGAACAAGTATTATTATATATTATGTCTTATATTTATAGTAAAGGAGCAATCCAGTCATAGGCAGCTGTTACCTATCCATTCCCTTATAAAACTGTATATTTAACAAGTTGGTCCGGAAAACTAATTATTTTCTGTGATGCTGGTTGCAGGAAGTCAGACTATATATGCTCTATATACAGGGACACATTGGAAAGCCATAATATATCATTATGATTGCCAGTGATCAATATTTACAGCCCATAATTcggatatgaagacatcagctgcattcactataAACCCTAAAATGATAattatgataattacagtcaaaataatctgtatactGTACGTTTCTTCAACTTTAAAGAATTCCCGGACACCTGATTTTTTTTCTATGGACAAGGGAAAAAAGTTGGCAACCCTGGTATCAGAGAATGGGTCAGAAACCAGCAATAGATACCCAACTTCATTTCCCTTCAttttaaaaaagttacaaaaagtttgTGGTAGGGATGTTGTGAAGAGAGCAGATGAGGAGAACTGGGGAAGGAGGGATCTGATGGCTAGGAGACAATTGGATAGCCGGGGAAGACAATGTTGGGTTCACACTATAGAATTTTAACAGAACCCTTGACAGAGCTATAGAGTGCAATAACACAAACGGAGTGTAAATGGACTCTGTGCTTTTGTTTTCCAACAGTGTCAGTTTCTTTAGACAGGGACAGAAATGTAGAAAACATTCCTGTGCCCAACTAAAAAGGCATACACCATCGTAAAAAGCATGAACAGCGTCCATTTGTGTCACTGTACTTTATAGCAACATTGGGGTTATGCTTAAATCTCATTTTCTTGGAATTCAGACAGAACCCCAAATTACACTGCATTAATACAGTGTGAACAGTAGAGACTTCCCATCTAGAGATGCGTCGAAAGAGTGATCTGACACTTAGTATGGTTGATGATAAGAGCTCTCATAGCTGGAAAATTGGTGGTCTGGCACACAGAAGAGCTCCAACAGTAATGGACCTGGTAAATATATGATTTGGTACATCAAGGAACTGGTGAGGAGGCCTTACAGCTAGAAAACACACAAAGAGACATACAGTAGAAGATAAATAGTATCTCCAAAGCTTGAAAGCTGTGAAATAATTGGCTGAGCAAGTAGAAGAGCCGAAGAAGAGAGCCTCTGGTGTTGTAGATGAAGGGAATGAGTAATCTGGCACTAAAAACAGCTAGAAAAATATGGTGTCTGTTACATGGGAGCACTGAGAAGGACAGCTCCAACACTTACAGACCTGGGAATAAGTGGTCTGGCACATTGAAGAGATGGCGAGTATTGCCCTCACAGGTGAAGATCTAGTGAATGACTTCTGCGACATAGAAGAGCTGGTAGGAAGGGCTACTACAGCTAGAGAGTAGTCCTCTTTCACATTGACAGCTGGAAATTAAATAGGCAAATAGAAAAGCTGGAGAGGAGGGTCTCCACAGCTCTATGCATAGGAATGAGTGgtctgccacacaggacagctagggacgaatggtgtctgccacacaggacagctagggaacaatggtgtctgccacacaggacagctagggacgaatggtgtctgccacacaggacagctaaggaacaatggtgtctgccacacaggacagctagggaagaatggtgtctgccacacaggacaTCTAGGGAAGAATGGTGTAAGCCACACAGGACAGCTAGGGAACAATGTTGTCTGACACTCAGGACAGCGAGGGAAgaatggtgtctgccacacagaacagctagggaagaatggtgtctgccacacaggacagctagggaagaatgatgtctgccacacaggacagcgagggaagaatggtgtctgccccacaggacagctagggaagaatggtgtctgccacacaggacagctagggaacaatggtgtctgccacacaggacagcaagggaagaatggtgtctgccacacaggacagctagggaacaatggtgtctgccacacaggacagctaGGGAAGAATGGTGCCAGCCATACCGGACAGCTAGGGAAAAATGGTGTTTGCCACACAGGACATCTAGGGAAGAATGGTGTCTGCCCCACAGGACAGCTAGGGAACaatggtgtctgccacacaggacagcgagggaacaatggtgtctgccacacaggacatctagggaagaatggtgtctgccccacaggacagctagggaacaatggtgtctgccacacaggacagctagggaacaatggtgtctgccacacaggacatctagggaagaatggtgtctgccccacaggacagctagggaacaatggtgtctgccacacaggacagctagggaacaatggtgtctgccccacaggacagctagggaacaatggtgtccgccacacaggacagctagggaagaatggtgtctgccacacaggacagctagggaagaatggtgtctgccacacaggacagctagggaacaatggtgtctgccacacaggacatctagggaacaatggtgtctgccacacaggacagctagggaacaatgttgtctgccacacaggacagctaGGGAACAATGGTGTAAGCCACACTGGACAGCTAGGGAACAATGTTGTCTGCCACTCAGGACAGCGAGGGAAgaatggtgtctgccacacaggacagctagggaagaatggtgtctgccacacaggacagctagggaagaatgatgtctgccacacaggacagctagggaacaatggtgtctgccacacaggacagctaaggaataatggtgtctgccacacaggacagctagggaacaatggtgtctgccacacaggacaTCTAGGGAAGAATGGTGTAAGCCACACCGGACAGCTAGGGAACAATGTTGTCTGCCACTCAGGACAGCGAGGGAAgaatggtgtctgccacacaggacagctagggaagaatggtgtctgccacacaggacagctaGGGAAGAATGGTGCCAGCCATACCGGACAGCTAGGGAACAATGTTGTCTGCCACTCAGGACAGCGAGGGAAGAATGGTGTCTGCCACGCAGGACATCTAGGGAAGAATGGTGTCTGCCCCACAGGACAGCTAGGGAAgaatggtgtctgccacacaggacagctaGGGAACAATGGTGTCTGCCACACATGACATCTAGGGAAGAATGGTGTCTGCCCCACAGGACAGCTAGGGAACaatggtgtctgccacacaggacagctagggaacaatggtgtctgccacacaggacagctagggaacaatggtgtctgccccacaggacagctagggaacaatggtgtctgccacacaggacagctagggaacaatggtgtctgccacacaggacatctagggaagaatggtgtctgccacacaggacaTCTAGGGAAGAATGGTGTCTGCCCCCACAGGACAGCTAGTGAAgaatggtgtctgccacacaggacagctagggaacaatggtgtctgccacacaggacagctagggaacaatggtgtctgccacacaggacagctagggaacaatggtgtctgccacacaggacagctagggaacaatggtgtctgccacacaggacagctaGGGAACAATGGTGTCTGCCACACAGCACAGCGAGGGAACaatggtgtctgccacacaggacagctagggaacaatggtgtctgccacacaggacagctaGGGAACAATGGTGTCTGCCACACAGCACAGCTAGGGAACAATGGGGTCTGCCACACAGGACAGCGATGGAAgaatggtgtctgccacacaggacagctagggaacaatggggtctgccacacaggacagctagtgaagaatggtgtctgccacacaggacagctaGGGAACAATGGTGCCTGCCACACAGGACAGCTAGTGAAGAATGAtgtctgccacacaggacagctaGGGAACAATGGTGCCTGCCACACAGGACAGCTAGTGAAGAATGAtgtctgccacacaggacagctagggaacaatggtgtctgccacacaggacagctagggaagaatggtgtctgccacacaggacagctagggaagaatggtatctgccacacaggacagctaGGGAACAATGTTGTCTGCCACTCAGGACAGCGAGGGAAgaatggtgtctgccacacaggacaTCTAGGGAACAGTGGTGTCAACCACACCGGACAGCTAGGGAACaatggtgtctgccacacaggacagctaGGAAAGAATGGTGTCTGCCACGCAGGACAGCTAGGGAAGAATGGTAtctgccacacaggacagctaGGGAACAATGTTGTCTGCCACTCAGGACAGCGAGGGAAgaatggtgtctgccacacaggacagctagggaacaatggtgtctgccacacaggacagctaGGGAGCATTCGTGTCTGCCACACCGGACAGCTAGGgaataatggtgtctgccacacaggacagctaGGGAGCAATCGTGTCTGCCACACTGGACAGCTATGGAAGAATGTTAtctgccacacaggacagctatggaagaatggtgtctgccacacaggacagctagggaagaatggtgtctgccacacagAACAGCTAGGGACGAATAGTGTCtaccacacaggacagctagggaacaatggtgtctgccacacaggacagctagggaagaatggtgtctgccacacaggacagctagggaacaatggtgtctgccacacaggacagctaGGGAAGAATGGTATCTGCCACGCAGGACAGCTAGGGAAgaatggtgtctgccacacagACAGCTAGGGAAGAATGGTAtctgccacacaggacagctagggaacaatggtgtctgccacacaggacaACTAGGGAAGAATGGTATCTGCCACGCAGGACAGCTAGGGAAgaatggtgtctgccacacagacagctagggaagaatggtgtctgccacacaggacagctaGGGAAGAATGGTATCTGCCACGCAGGACAGCTAGGGAAGAATGGTGTAAGCCACACCGGACAGCTAGGAAACAATGTTGTCTGCCACTCAGGACAGCGAGGGAAgaatggtgtctgccacacaggacagctaGGGAAGAATGGTATCTGCCACGCAGGACAGCTAGGGAAGAATGGTGTCTGCCACGCAGGACAGCTAGGGAACAATGTTATCTGCCACGCAGGACAGCTAGGGAACAATGTTATCTGCCACTCAGGACAGCTAGGGAACAATGTTGTCTGCCACGCAGGACAGCTAGGGAAgaatggtgtctgccacacaggacaTCTAGGGAACAATGGTGTCAACCACACCGGACAGCTAGGGAGCAATCgtgtctgccacacaggacagctaGGGAAGAATGGTGTCTGCCACACCGGACAGCTATGGAAGAATAATGTCTGCCGCACAGGACAGCTGGGGAACAATGGTGTCTGCCGCACAGGACAGCTAGGGAAgaatggtgtctgccacacaggacagcCAGGGAGCAATCgtgtctgccacacaggacagctagggaagaatggtgtctgccacacaggacagctagggaagaatggtgtatgccacacaggacagctagggaacaatggtgtctgccacacaggacagctagggaacaatggtgtctgccacacaggacagctagggaagaatggtgtctgccactcaggACAGTGAGGGAAgaatggtgtctgccacacaggacaTCTAGGGAACAATGGTGTCAACCACACCGGACAGCTAGGGAGCAATCgtgtctgccacacaggacagctaGGGAAGAATGGTGTCTGCCACACCGGACAGCTATGGAAGAATAATGTCTGCCGCACAGGACAGCTGGGGAACAATGGTGTCTGCCGCACAGGACAGCTAGGGAAgaatggtgtctgccacacaggacagcCAGGGAGCAATCgtgtctgccacacaggacagctagggaagaatggtgtctgccacacaggacagctagggaagaatggtgtctgccacacaggacagctagggaacaatggtgtctgccacacaggacagctagggaacaatggtgtctgccacacaggacagctagggaagaatggtgtctgccactcaggACAGTGAGGGAAgaatggtgtctgccacacaggacaTCTAGGGAACAATGGTGTCAACCACACCGGACAGCTAGGGAGCAATCgtgtctgccacacaggacagctaGGGAAGAATGGTGTCTGCCACACCGGACAGCTATGGAAGAATAATGTCTGCCGCACAGGACAGCTGGGGAACAATGGTGTCTGCCGCACAGGACAGCTAGGGAAgaatggtgtctgccacacaggacagcCAGGGAGCAATCgtgtctgccacacaggacagctagggaagaatggtgtctgccacacaggacagctagggaagaatggtgtctgccacacaggacagctagggaacaatggtgtctgccacacaggacagctagggaacaatggtgtctgccacacaggacagctagggaagaatggtgtctgccacacaggacagctagggaacaatggtgtctgccacacaggacagctagggaagaatggtgtctggcacacaggacagctagggaacaatggtgtctgccacacaggacagctagggaagaatggtgtctgccactcaggACAGTGAGGGAAgaatggtgtctgccacacaggacagtgagggaagaatggtgtctgccacacaggacagtgagggaagaatggtgtctgccacacaggacagctgatgaATGATTGGCTCAAATAAACTTGAGAAGGATTGGGCTGGTGATATTAAAGGTGAAATCAGTCAGGGAGGAAAGCTCCTGCAATTGCTCTAATCCTTAGAGATTTGTTATTGCTGCACCAGGGGTTAGAGGTTGAATAAATACACCTCTTAATTCGTGTATACATAAAAgaagattatttattatttattatatatgaTGTTTAGTCTGTAAATAATGTAATTATTTATTACTACCATAATGGGTTCTGGGGTCATCTATTGACCACATACTTGTTTTCCAGAATTCAACAACAAAAAGTACGGTAATATCATTAAGACATTTTCTCACATTTTCTGACATTTATCCATCAATGCCATATACAAAATTAAAGTTTTATCAAACAACACTTGATGCAGAACTCTAACTTGTGGACAGTCATAAGTAAGTATGCATATAAAACATGCACATTACCTATGTTTTTTATTTGCAAAACTATGACATTCCACTTTACACACAGGTAATAGGGTAAATTGGATTAGATCACTCTGTATTAAGCTCCTTGTATCACCTACCTTTAATCTGTTGCTGTCTTCTTGTGGCTTTGGCTCATCCCCTGCAAGTGACCCATTGCCCTTCTGTACATAGACATGAAAAGTAATGATGTATCACCATCAGTCAGGACATTAACACCCATTTGCAACAACAAGGTTAACCCTACTGCATTAAGTGCCTTTTAGTAAAGTGGAAATATGTGGAattatttccatttttattttaattcttggaCATTTTGTTTGTTGCTGGTTGTCAAAATTAAAGGGGTAGTCCGAAGGCAAAGCCattttcattctaaatccctatttattgccataatctaaactattttctaatatacttgcattgAAAATTCCCTGTTCTTCTCTAACTACATTATCTGTTATTCTATTTTTCTTTCTCCAACTTTCTTTGTGGATGACTCTTTGTTTGAGAATCCTAGCCCATGCTGGGAAACTTGAATGAAGCTTTATCAGGGGGCAGAGGCAGCAGTCATTTCCGCAgtctctgccccctccctgaaatgaaacATCATCAGTGACGCTCCTTTCTGGGGCTGGGCTAGTCTCCGTGCTCTATGGACAAATGCAGCGCACTTTGTGTTGCTGGCTCAGATCAGCAATAACAAGCCGGCAACAGAGCAGTGTTATAATACCTGGATGGAATGCAGAGAAcagtgatgtcacttgtgggtgcaGCGCTGGTCTCCTGCACTCCGAGTATCGGACATTGCTCTGTTGTCGATTAGTTGCTGCTCATGTGAGCCGTAAACAGAGAGTGCGCTGTCAATGTGCACATTGTGCAGGGACTAGCCCATCCCCTGAAAGGAGCGTCAATGATGACGCTTTGTTTTGGGTAGGGGTTAGAGTCTGTGGTAGAgacagcagcctctgccccctgatcacACTTCATTTTAGTATCCCAGCATTCACTAGGATTCTgaaatgtaacatcataaaaaaaatagaatagcagttagtgtagttagggaaggacacagaatttttaattaaaatatattagaaaatagtttagattatggcataaGAAAGATAGGGATTTAGGAGGAAAGTGACCTTGCCTTCGGACCCCCCATTAACATAACTAGATTAGTATGAAGGGTATGGCATTGGGACATATCATGTATCGAGCATTGAGACCAGCCTATCCATCTCACACAATCACTCTCTTGGCATAGAAGCCTATTATGTAGATTATGTAGTATCATAAACTTAGCGGCCAGCTACCTGTCAGGTGGAAATCACTTAATAAATGAGCTTATTTTGGAAATAGGTAAAGGGCAGAGCGATCAGGATTTGCATTTTCCCAGTACAATACATCAATCATTACCAGCTATATAACACTCTGATATACACAGTAGAATACGCATTGACTGCAGCTATGATGTATTTCAAGAGAACCCGTCATGAGGGTAAAAGTGTCCAGTTTTTTctgttattttattcccgctgttcacctgagtatttcattttttatctttttttatctgCCATATGGTAGCAGAGATATAGGCCTTATAATTTAGTAATAACATTTATGATCTTTACTAAAGGGGTGTGGCTCAAATTGTAATTATGCAAAGCAGCCTAAAACACAGAAAGACCATAAAAACTATCACTAAATAAAAAGTCCCACATCTCTGCAGGAGTAAAAAAAACATGGAATAATCAGAGGAGAGGCATGAATAAAATAAGAGTATAAGAGTAAAAACTAGTAACTTTTAACCTGGTAACAAATCCTCTCTGAATTTAACTTGTCAGCTAAGGTTTCATTATTACACTAATCGCATTATATTACAATGCCTGAAAATAATTTTTTAAGATTTGCCCCTGGAGATCGTCAGTTTTACTAAGAAGGAGAAAGTGAAGTTATATTTTCACCATGTGCTGCCCTCCAATAGTCATCTGGGAGGAGCTTAAGTGCTGATTAGTCATTATTGTGATCACACCCACTATTTCTTGATTTATGTCCCTCTTGGCACATCTAGCATTGAATTCACATGCCACGCAGGACAGCAATAAAAGAAGTGTGATTGTGATTATGGCCAAGATTACCAAAAGTGTGCATATAACTGAGATTTTCTACTCTCAAATAACTATTGGACACTAGGACAAGCACCTGTCAAGTAAAAATATAATTATAGGTATTTAGAAGAAATAATTCAGCACAACCAAACATTAGAGATGACCAAAAAGCTTGACACTTCCCAGGTCCGATGTCTACTTTGGTACTCCATGGCAGGCAGGCCAGAGCAGTGGAACTTGTTGGCCAGCACTGGATTATCAGCATGCTAGGAGTCTCTTCTGATTACTAGGCCGCTGAAAAGTCATGACGTGAGTCATGGTGGAATGCCGAGATGTCTCATTTAGTGATGACAAAAGCCGCCGATGGACGATATCATTGCCTTGGTCTGCCTGCCATAGAGTACCCAATTGTGTAATGGACGGACCTACTGTAGGTAGTGCGAATCTTTATCAAATACCATAACATATAGGGGTCTTGTAGGATGCAAAGCACATGATGTCTTAACAAAGTCAGAATCTTATGAATTTATGTACAAGTTTTTGACGATATGGATAAATCAGTTGATTTTATTCCTCTCTTATGTCATTGTAAGCTACGCAAATCATAAAAACAACACAATGAATGTAACCTAATGGGTAAATGCAAGACATCATAGGGGATGTACAATAATCAGAAACATCATATTTATTTTTATGAAAAAGGTCCACAGTTCATATATGACTTCTATTGCTAATTCCTTGTGATTTAAAGTTCGCATGATACTAGATGATGCCAGGAAGCTTGCTCAGGTAACACGATGATTGATATCTACATACCTTAGATGTATCTTCCAGTGCCATTACTTTCACCAGCCTCTTTCTTTTGGACAGATGTGTCTTCACCCATGTTTCAAACACAACATTACATTTCATGAAGCAGACATAAAACCCATAGGCACTGAGAAGCAGCATGCTCTCCCACCACGATATAAAATTATCAAGGAAGAAGATAATCAGCATGACCAAATCAAGTACGTAGAATGAGACATCTCTGAAGAGAGGCCACCATGTAAGGTTGAGTATCTCCCTGGAGAAGAGGGCGCAAGTACCAATCACAAACAAGATATTAAAGACTGCCGATCCCACAATTGTTCCAATGCCAACATTGCTGTGAGAAATAAACACGCCAATCAAGGAGGTGAAAAGTTCTGGTGCTGATCCACCAGCAGCCATAAATGTGGCACCAGCTACATCTTCAGAGATCTGAAGCTTGTCTGTGATCACCCCCAAAGCTGGGACAAAAAACTCATCGCAAACAATGGCCAAGGCCACAAATACATACATCATGCCAAAGATATGAAGTGCTACCCAACCctgcctgcgctgctcaatgttgaAGAGGTCCTCTGGATATTCTCCTTTGGCATGAGGCAAAGGGTGTTTTGTGGGTTTGCTGGTGCTGGTTGAAGCGGTGGTTGTAGATTTTGGTTTATTGATTGGCGTTATAGGATCTGGGTCGACAAATATGCAGTGTCGGGTTTTGGTCCTTCCAGTTACATTTTCTGTGTGCGCAATTGAGGTAGAGGTGGTAGTGGTGGGCGATGTCAGGTTTAATACTTCCCTTATAGATACTTTTATAGTCATGTCACTTTTTGCATCCTTCGGAAAGCGAGGTTCTTCCAGGTTAGTCTCTATCCGAGGTTCTGAATCCATTAGTTGATTTACTGATAGTTGGTACAAGGAGCAAAGGAACATCGCACAGACGATAAATAAAATACGATTGAGCTGAAGCCTTTTTCTCCGCTGTAGATGCATTGTGATGATATCAGATTGGATAAAAGACCAGGGCCAGAAAACTT
Encoded here:
- the SLC24A1 gene encoding sodium/potassium/calcium exchanger 1 isoform X3, with the protein product MHLQRRKRLQLNRILFIVCAMFLCSLYQLSVNQLMDSEPRIETNLEEPRFPKDAKSDMTIKVSIREVLNLTSPTTTTSTSIAHTENVTGRTKTRHCIFVDPDPITPINKPKSTTTASTSTSKPTKHPLPHAKGEYPEDLFNIEQRRQGWVALHIFGMMYVFVALAIVCDEFFVPALGVITDKLQISEDVAGATFMAAGGSAPELFTSLIGVFISHSNVGIGTIVGSAVFNILFVIGTCALFSREILNLTWWPLFRDVSFYVLDLVMLIIFFLDNFISWWESMLLLSAYGFYVCFMKCNVVFETWVKTHLSKRKRLVKVMALEDTSKKGNGSLAGDEPKPQEDSNRLKLKPYLTRGGSSASLHNSTIRSTIFQLMIHTLDPLGEDDKDEGGDVPNSVNVQVTPATGSEPSKVGEYEGADKDDSQKGAAEAGDGGRGSGSSGEDSDDEDESYDDDSDDDDDDNDEEEPDEPLSLEWPDTKRKQITYLLLLPIVFPLWLTVPDVRSPKSRKFFVLTFLGSIMWIAVFSYLMVWWAHQVGETIGISEEIMGLTILAAGTSIPDLITSVIVARKGLGDMAVSSSVGSNIFDITVGLPVPWFLFSVFNGFSPVAVSSNGLFCAIVLLFLMLLFVIFSIAACKWKMNKFLGFTMFVLYFVFVIVSVMLEDRIIVCPISI
- the SLC24A1 gene encoding sodium/potassium/calcium exchanger 1 isoform X1; protein product: MHLQRRKRLQLNRILFIVCAMFLCSLYQLSVNQLMDSEPRIETNLEEPRFPKDAKSDMTIKVSIREVLNLTSPTTTTSTSIAHTENVTGRTKTRHCIFVDPDPITPINKPKSTTTASTSTSKPTKHPLPHAKGEYPEDLFNIEQRRQGWVALHIFGMMYVFVALAIVCDEFFVPALGVITDKLQISEDVAGATFMAAGGSAPELFTSLIGVFISHSNVGIGTIVGSAVFNILFVIGTCALFSREILNLTWWPLFRDVSFYVLDLVMLIIFFLDNFISWWESMLLLSAYGFYVCFMKCNVVFETWVKTHLSKRKRLVKVMALEDTSKKGNGSLAGDEPKPQEDSNRLKLKPYLTRGGSSASLHNSTIRSTIFQLMIHTLDPLGEAKFKDKAEIMNNMAKAKVETEGKKCLKNKDDKDEGGDVPNSVNVQVTPATGSEPSKVGEYEGADKDDSQKGAAEAGDGGRGSGSSGEDSDDEDESYDDDSDDDDDDNDEEEPDEPLSLEWPDTKRKQITYLLLLPIVFPLWLTVPDVRSPKSRKFFVLTFLGSIMWIAVFSYLMVWWAHQVGETIGISEEIMGLTILAAGTSIPDLITSVIVARKGLGDMAVSSSVGSNIFDITVGLPVPWFLFSVFNGFSPVAVSSNGLFCAIVLLFLMLLFVIFSIAACKWKMNKFLGFTMFVLYFVFVIVSVMLEDRIIVCPISI
- the SLC24A1 gene encoding sodium/potassium/calcium exchanger 1 isoform X2; the protein is MHLQRRKRLQLNRILFIVCAMFLCSLYQLSVNQLMDSEPRIETNLEEPRFPKDAKSDMTIKVSIREVLNLTSPTTTTSTSIAHTENVTGRTKTRHCIFVDPDPITPINKPKSTTTASTSTSKPTKHPLPHAKGEYPEDLFNIEQRRQGWVALHIFGMMYVFVALAIVCDEFFVPALGVITDKLQISEDVAGATFMAAGGSAPELFTSLIGVFISHSNVGIGTIVGSAVFNILFVIGTCALFSREILNLTWWPLFRDVSFYVLDLVMLIIFFLDNFISWWESMLLLSAYGFYVCFMKCNVVFETWVKTHLSKRKRLVKVMALEDTSKLKPYLTRGGSSASLHNSTIRSTIFQLMIHTLDPLGEAKFKDKAEIMNNMAKAKVETEGKKCLKNKDDKDEGGDVPNSVNVQVTPATGSEPSKVGEYEGADKDDSQKGAAEAGDGGRGSGSSGEDSDDEDESYDDDSDDDDDDNDEEEPDEPLSLEWPDTKRKQITYLLLLPIVFPLWLTVPDVRSPKSRKFFVLTFLGSIMWIAVFSYLMVWWAHQVGETIGISEEIMGLTILAAGTSIPDLITSVIVARKGLGDMAVSSSVGSNIFDITVGLPVPWFLFSVFNGFSPVAVSSNGLFCAIVLLFLMLLFVIFSIAACKWKMNKFLGFTMFVLYFVFVIVSVMLEDRIIVCPISI
- the SLC24A1 gene encoding sodium/potassium/calcium exchanger 1 isoform X4, producing MHLQRRKRLQLNRILFIVCAMFLCSLYQLSVNQLMDSEPRIETNLEEPRFPKDAKSDMTIKVSIREVLNLTSPTTTTSTSIAHTENVTGRTKTRHCIFVDPDPITPINKPKSTTTASTSTSKPTKHPLPHAKGEYPEDLFNIEQRRQGWVALHIFGMMYVFVALAIVCDEFFVPALGVITDKLQISEDVAGATFMAAGGSAPELFTSLIGVFISHSNVGIGTIVGSAVFNILFVIGTCALFSREILNLTWWPLFRDVSFYVLDLVMLIIFFLDNFISWWESMLLLSAYGFYVCFMKCNVVFETWVKTHLSKRKRLVKVMALEDTSKLKPYLTRGGSSASLHNSTIRSTIFQLMIHTLDPLGEDDKDEGGDVPNSVNVQVTPATGSEPSKVGEYEGADKDDSQKGAAEAGDGGRGSGSSGEDSDDEDESYDDDSDDDDDDNDEEEPDEPLSLEWPDTKRKQITYLLLLPIVFPLWLTVPDVRSPKSRKFFVLTFLGSIMWIAVFSYLMVWWAHQVGETIGISEEIMGLTILAAGTSIPDLITSVIVARKGLGDMAVSSSVGSNIFDITVGLPVPWFLFSVFNGFSPVAVSSNGLFCAIVLLFLMLLFVIFSIAACKWKMNKFLGFTMFVLYFVFVIVSVMLEDRIIVCPISI